The Gymnodinialimonas sp. 57CJ19 genome includes a window with the following:
- a CDS encoding lytic transglycosylase domain-containing protein: MRRLISSLVLCSFASTTAPLAQSAPEALSTALAAYSAGDLAAGSEAAHRLTDPVALDILAWTRLRRGQGSFEEYISFLDRNPDWPGLPYLRRQGEPSIPVGSEAAAVLDYFADVLPQTGAGALALAQALADTNNPVVAEAVVVNAWTSLVMTGTNAQALNGAFGDWLTEEHHIARLDNLLWENSETRARAMFGLVPEEYIPLAEARLALREQAPGVNALIDAIPAALQGDPGLAYERFIWRMREGYWDTAGELMAERSTSAASLGRPAEWGRRRADLARDVMREGDHETCYTYAANHHIDPDEDYIRYADLEWIAGYCALQLDRAEIAAMHFQQFREVVFSPISVGRAGYWLGRAHEAAGNGEAAAAGYALGAEYQSSFYGQLAQERGGLPVDPEFLGTRDYGDWRNSSFADLDVFHAAMLLHEAGEVNLAERFFTHITERLDETEAGMMGSLMLELGEPHYALLVAKRAAQSGHEIFPAYYPLADLEDVSLPIPRAFALAIARRESEFDPVVVSGAGAIGLMQVMPGTGRDSAGDLGIDFSENRLRNDPAYNVLLGSNYIAGLLEAYDGNPVLVSIGYNAGPGRVRQWVERFGDPREADDILDWIEDVPFTETRNYIMRVIESLPIYEAQLTGELPTLGMSERLLQ; encoded by the coding sequence ATGCGACGCCTGATTTCGAGCCTTGTCCTGTGTTCTTTCGCGAGCACGACCGCCCCCCTCGCCCAATCCGCCCCAGAGGCGCTTTCAACAGCTCTCGCGGCTTACAGCGCCGGTGATCTCGCCGCAGGGTCCGAGGCCGCCCACAGGCTGACCGACCCCGTGGCGCTGGATATTCTGGCCTGGACGCGCCTGCGCCGCGGGCAAGGCAGTTTCGAGGAATATATCTCGTTCCTGGACCGAAACCCCGATTGGCCCGGCTTGCCCTATCTTCGCCGTCAGGGAGAACCCTCTATTCCCGTGGGCAGCGAAGCCGCCGCCGTGCTGGATTATTTCGCCGATGTCTTGCCCCAAACGGGCGCTGGCGCGTTGGCCTTGGCGCAGGCCCTGGCCGACACCAACAACCCGGTGGTGGCCGAGGCTGTGGTGGTCAACGCCTGGACCTCTCTCGTGATGACGGGCACCAACGCGCAGGCTCTGAACGGCGCTTTCGGCGATTGGCTGACCGAAGAACACCACATTGCGCGGCTCGACAACCTGCTGTGGGAAAATTCCGAGACCCGCGCCCGTGCGATGTTTGGCCTTGTCCCCGAAGAGTACATTCCCTTGGCCGAGGCGCGTCTGGCCCTGCGCGAACAGGCCCCCGGCGTGAACGCCCTGATCGACGCGATACCTGCCGCCCTTCAAGGGGACCCGGGCCTTGCCTATGAGCGCTTTATCTGGCGCATGCGCGAAGGCTACTGGGACACCGCCGGAGAGCTGATGGCCGAACGCTCTACCTCTGCGGCCAGCTTGGGACGCCCCGCGGAGTGGGGCCGCCGTCGCGCCGATCTGGCCCGTGACGTGATGCGAGAAGGCGATCACGAGACTTGTTACACCTATGCCGCCAACCACCATATTGATCCCGATGAAGATTATATCCGCTACGCCGATCTGGAATGGATAGCGGGGTATTGCGCGCTGCAACTGGACCGGGCTGAAATTGCCGCGATGCATTTTCAACAGTTCCGCGAGGTTGTGTTCTCTCCGATCTCGGTCGGGCGGGCAGGCTATTGGCTGGGGCGTGCCCATGAAGCCGCAGGCAATGGCGAAGCCGCCGCTGCGGGCTATGCCCTTGGGGCCGAGTATCAATCCAGCTTCTACGGCCAGTTGGCGCAGGAACGTGGCGGGCTTCCCGTGGACCCCGAGTTCCTTGGCACGCGCGATTACGGCGATTGGCGGAACTCCAGCTTTGCCGACCTCGATGTTTTCCACGCCGCGATGCTCTTGCATGAGGCCGGGGAAGTGAACCTGGCTGAACGCTTCTTCACCCACATCACCGAGCGGCTGGACGAGACCGAGGCCGGGATGATGGGCAGCTTGATGCTGGAACTGGGAGAGCCGCACTACGCGCTTCTGGTCGCCAAACGGGCCGCGCAATCGGGCCACGAAATTTTCCCTGCTTACTACCCCCTTGCGGATCTGGAGGATGTCTCACTGCCGATCCCGCGTGCCTTCGCCTTGGCCATTGCCCGGCGCGAAAGCGAGTTTGACCCCGTTGTCGTTTCGGGTGCCGGGGCAATTGGGCTGATGCAGGTCATGCCCGGCACGGGACGCGATTCGGCCGGTGATCTGGGCATCGACTTCTCGGAAAACCGCCTGCGCAACGACCCCGCTTACAATGTGCTGCTGGGGTCAAACTATATCGCCGGGTTGTTAGAGGCCTATGACGGGAACCCCGTTCTGGTGTCGATCGGGTACAACGCGGGCCCCGGTCGGGTGCGGCAATGGGTAGAGCGGTTTGGCGACCCAAGGGAGGCCGACGATATCCTCGACTGGATCGAAGACGTCCCGTTCACCGAAACCCGGAACTACATCATGCGCGTGATTGAGAGCCTGCCGATTTATGAGGCGCAACTCACCGGGGAGCTTCCAACCCTGGGGATGAGCGAGCGGCTTCTGCAATAA